The DNA window CTGGCCGCGGGCACGCAAAGCCGCGGATTATGTGAAGGCGCTTACGAGGATGAGCCCGGGTGCGCTAGGGTGGTTCTCGTACACGGAATGTAGTCGCAGCCGGCGAAAACGCAGACGGGCGAGATGAAGTTCATGCCTTCATCTCGCCCGTTTTTTGTTGCTGCGGCCGACAAAAGGAAAGGACCCGCCCACCAATGCCCACCAACAAGCGAGAGAGCCTCATCTTCACGTTCATCATGTGCTTCTGCATGGTGCTGTGGATGTCCATCTACAACGTTGCCCGCATGTACTGCCACCTTGGCATGGAAGTGCTTGTCGACGCGTGGGTGGGATTCCCACCGGCGTACGTGTTCGCCATGCTGTGCGACTGGTTCGTTGCGAGCCCGCTTGCGAAGGGCTTTGCGTTCAAGCACCTGGTGACGCCGGGCAAGAGCTCGCCTCGCGCCATGACGCTGGCCGTCTCGAGCTGCATGGTGGTGCCCATGGTGATCATCATGTCGCTGTACGGTGCGTTCGAGGGCGCGCTGCATGCGGGGACGCTTGCCGTTGTTCCCATGGCCTGGCTC is part of the Parolsenella massiliensis genome and encodes:
- a CDS encoding DUF2798 domain-containing protein — translated: MPTNKRESLIFTFIMCFCMVLWMSIYNVARMYCHLGMEVLVDAWVGFPPAYVFAMLCDWFVASPLAKGFAFKHLVTPGKSSPRAMTLAVSSCMVVPMVIIMSLYGAFEGALHAGTLAVVPMAWLTNIPWNFVMALPWNLLIAGPVARFAFRRAFPMGTVLDEPMTVEVA